The following nucleotide sequence is from Brachyspira suanatina.
TTATGATTTAGTTATTATTGATGAAGTATCTAAAAATACTTTACCTGAAATTTTAATGCCTGCTTCTTTTGCTAAAAAGGTAATATTAGTTGGGGATCCTAATCAACTTCCTCCTGTATTTTGCCGTAATGAAATAGAAACTATGAATGAAATAGATATTAATTTGCAAGAAACATTAATAGAAAATTCTTTAGTTGATAGATTATTTAAGAATTCTGATAGAGATACAATGTTCGGTATGCTGGATACTCAATATAGAATGGAAGCAAAGATAGGTGATATTGTAAGCAGATTTTTTTATAATGGAGAATTAAAAAATGCTACAGCATATTGTGATGATGAAAGTATATATTGGATAGATTATCATACAAATGAAAAATTTCCTAATAATTATAGAGGGGAATTATATAATCCTATAGAAATAGATTTAATAAATAATAGTATTGAAAACTTAAATACTAATGCAAATACATCTATAGCAATAATAACACCATATAAGAAACAAAAGTATGAAATTAGAAAAAAAATAAAAAATAATGAAAATCTGAAGCATTTAAATATAAAAATAGATACAATAGATGCTTTTCAGGGTAAAGAAGCTGATATAGTTTATTTTAGCGTTGTTAGAAATACAGGTTCTGCAAAATTCTTTTCTAATATAAAAAGACTTAATGTAGCAATATCAAGAGCAAAAAACAGATTGTATATGGTTGGTATGTCTAAGTATTGTAATAAGGTAGATATATTGAAAAATATTTATTCATTCTCAAAAGTGTGTTAATATAGATCATATAGTCAATCTAACTATTTATTTTTGATAATTAGATTGACTATAATATAAAGTATTAAACATTAGCCATTTTGAAAATATTATAAACATCTTCTTTATTTAAAGCTCTGAAATGTTTAAACTCTAACTTACCATCTTTGATGCATCTTCTTGTTAAATCTTGTAAAACTTCTTCACTTTGTATTCCCACTCCTAATTCCGTAAAGTTGGTAGGCATATTTATTTGCTTGAAATATTCTATAGTTTTTTCTATTCCTTTAAGTCCTGTATCATCATCTATATTCCAAACATTTTTTGAATATTGAATGAATCTTTCTTTTTTGTCTTTTAAACAGTATTTAGCCCAAGGTCCCCACATCACAGAAAGACTTGCTCCATGTGCACAATCAAATTTTGCACTCAATTCATGTCCGAATTTATGTACTATAAAATCGAAAGTAAGTCCTAGTCCTGTTAAAGTATTATGAGATAAACTTCCGCACCACATTAGTTCGCTCATAGCATCATAATCAGTTTTATCTTTCATAGCTATTAAGCCGTTTTTAAAAATAGTTCTTAAAACAGCTTCGGCAATCGCATCTGTTGTTTGATTGTTATCACCATTTACTGAATTTTCACTGTCTCCGAAATATCTATCAAATGTATGCATAAGCATGTCAACTATTCCGCATGCTACTTGATAATAAGGTAATGTAAAAGTTAAGCATGGATTCATTATAGCAAATTTAGGACGATTAAATTCTGTAGGAAGTCCCCTTTTATCAAGAGTTTCTTCATTAGTAAGTACGGCAGAATTGCTTGTTTCACTTCCTGCAGCTGATATGGTAAGAACACATCCTATAGGAAGACTTTTTTCTAAAGTTTTTGATTTTGTCCAAAACTCCCATATATCAGTATCCGGATTAGCTGTACCATGTGCTATTGCTTTAGCAGTATCGATTACGCTTCCTCCTCCTATGCCAAGTATAAAGTCTGATTTAAAAGCTATAGATTTTTTTACCCCTTCTCTAGCATGAGATAATGTAGGATTGGCTTTTACTCCTCCAAACATTTCATATTCTATATTTTCTTCTTTAATTATATTTTCTATTTTTTCTAATAATCCGCTTTCTTTTACGCTTTTTGTACCATAAACTATAAATATTTTTTTACAGCCTAGCTTTTTTATTTCTTTAGCTGTCATGTTTTCTGTATCTTTTCCAAATATTACTTTTGTTGGATTATTATATATG
It contains:
- a CDS encoding AAA domain-containing protein; protein product: MTFLEYLSAWKNYLNVLSDTMIDDKLRIKYLRQIEYIKKIEYGIFMDAKLFQTLKRTYDNNIVSESKKENNIHIDPIQDIYKKGSGVFNIIEKAINSKKLFCLMGPPGTGKTTAIAEIILQTMKMNSKSKIAICSETHIAVDNAIEKLIYECCKRKLNYSIMRYEEFKDKSDNLAYNVCYNNYIDHWKKYVASSYDKKFCENLFFEFERNIGNKKRNHKYICDNVSILGITCNQIGRFKIEETDEAYDLVIIDEVSKNTLPEILMPASFAKKVILVGDPNQLPPVFCRNEIETMNEIDINLQETLIENSLVDRLFKNSDRDTMFGMLDTQYRMEAKIGDIVSRFFYNGELKNATAYCDDESIYWIDYHTNEKFPNNYRGELYNPIEIDLINNSIENLNTNANTSIAIITPYKKQKYEIRKKIKNNENLKHLNIKIDTIDAFQGKEADIVYFSVVRNTGSAKFFSNIKRLNVAISRAKNRLYMVGMSKYCNKVDILKNIYSFSKVC
- a CDS encoding iron-containing alcohol dehydrogenase codes for the protein MQSFIYNNPTKVIFGKDTENMTAKEIKKLGCKKIFIVYGTKSVKESGLLEKIENIIKEENIEYEMFGGVKANPTLSHAREGVKKSIAFKSDFILGIGGGSVIDTAKAIAHGTANPDTDIWEFWTKSKTLEKSLPIGCVLTISAAGSETSNSAVLTNEETLDKRGLPTEFNRPKFAIMNPCLTFTLPYYQVACGIVDMLMHTFDRYFGDSENSVNGDNNQTTDAIAEAVLRTIFKNGLIAMKDKTDYDAMSELMWCGSLSHNTLTGLGLTFDFIVHKFGHELSAKFDCAHGASLSVMWGPWAKYCLKDKKERFIQYSKNVWNIDDDTGLKGIEKTIEYFKQINMPTNFTELGVGIQSEEVLQDLTRRCIKDGKLEFKHFRALNKEDVYNIFKMANV